A single region of the Aeromicrobium chenweiae genome encodes:
- a CDS encoding SDR family NAD(P)-dependent oxidoreductase yields the protein MSHGLLQDRVVVVTGGSSGNGRAIALAAAAQGARAVVVADVVSEPREGGRPTHEVIGGDSLFVSCDVSQPDSIEAAVAAADPFGGVDVLVNNAGIVGPASRVVEMDPADFDQVLAVNLRGTFLGCRAAGRRMAERGSGSIVNVASIAGILGSRSSAAYSASKAGILLMTSTLAFELGSAGVRVNSVLPGIIETHMTTVDRTLATDAYAATVAKVPLGRLGTPDDIANAVVYLASTLAGYVTGSSLVVDGGLIATVP from the coding sequence GTGAGCCACGGTCTCCTGCAGGACCGGGTCGTGGTCGTCACCGGCGGCTCGAGCGGCAACGGGCGGGCGATCGCCCTCGCGGCCGCCGCCCAGGGCGCCCGCGCCGTGGTGGTCGCCGACGTCGTCTCGGAACCGCGGGAGGGCGGCCGGCCGACGCACGAGGTCATCGGGGGCGACAGCCTCTTCGTGTCGTGCGACGTCAGCCAGCCGGACTCGATCGAGGCGGCCGTCGCGGCCGCGGACCCGTTCGGCGGGGTCGACGTGCTGGTCAACAACGCCGGCATCGTGGGACCGGCGAGCCGGGTCGTCGAGATGGATCCCGCGGACTTCGACCAGGTGCTCGCGGTGAACCTGCGGGGCACGTTCCTGGGTTGTCGGGCCGCGGGACGCCGGATGGCCGAGCGCGGCTCCGGCAGCATCGTCAACGTCGCGAGCATCGCCGGGATCCTCGGGTCGCGGAGCTCCGCGGCGTACAGCGCCTCCAAAGCGGGGATCCTGCTGATGACGAGCACCCTGGCCTTCGAGCTCGGCTCCGCGGGCGTGCGGGTCAACTCGGTCCTGCCCGGGATCATCGAGACGCACATGACGACGGTCGACCGCACGCTGGCGACGGACGCGTACGCGGCGACGGTGGCGAAGGTGCCGCTCGGCCGCCTCGGCACGCCGGACGACATCGCGAACGCGGTGGTCTACCTCGCGAGCACCCTGGCCGGGTACGTCACGGGCTCATCACTGGTCGTCGACGGCGGGCTCATCGCCACGGTTCCCTGA
- a CDS encoding nuclear transport factor 2 family protein, producing MTDLSPFAELLRIYAYGYTASHDFTVCDRIMVEDYVLHMNTFSLRGRDEQYKPATAKQYRQYPGLGFTVHGFISNGERAALHFTEHGRSVLSGTSASWQGVSMYRWDHERLTECRVEQDYFSRAAQQHDGVPLPVSAPALDPFMAPDEPASPHIEDVVRAWLESSRWLDDPEITRDDATPGAPLARFDAPTSRVIDLFSASDQAAFHVSVSGAYAGGLGDAHDGLRGVDGELYATGLVRVVDGRITGHVVTDRYTYLRRLAAAA from the coding sequence ATGACCGATCTCTCCCCGTTCGCCGAGCTGCTGAGAATCTACGCGTACGGCTACACGGCGAGCCACGACTTCACGGTCTGCGACCGGATCATGGTCGAGGACTACGTGCTGCACATGAACACGTTCAGCCTCCGCGGCCGCGACGAGCAGTACAAGCCCGCGACCGCCAAGCAGTACCGCCAGTACCCCGGCCTCGGCTTCACGGTCCACGGGTTCATCTCGAACGGCGAGCGCGCCGCCCTGCACTTCACCGAGCACGGCCGGTCGGTCCTCTCCGGGACGTCCGCGAGCTGGCAGGGCGTCAGCATGTACCGGTGGGACCACGAGCGCCTCACCGAGTGCCGGGTGGAGCAGGACTACTTCTCGCGGGCCGCGCAGCAGCACGACGGTGTCCCCCTTCCCGTCTCCGCCCCCGCCCTCGACCCCTTCATGGCGCCGGACGAGCCCGCGTCACCCCACATCGAGGACGTCGTGCGCGCGTGGCTCGAGTCCTCGCGATGGCTGGACGACCCGGAGATCACCCGGGACGACGCGACCCCCGGCGCCCCCCTCGCACGGTTCGACGCGCCCACCTCGCGCGTCATCGACCTGTTCAGCGCCAGCGATCAGGCTGCGTTCCACGTCTCGGTGTCGGGCGCCTACGCAGGCGGCCTGGGCGACGCCCATGACGGCCTGCGGGGCGTCGACGGTGAGCTCTACGCGACCGGGCTCGTCCGGGTGGTCGACGGACGCATCACGGGCCACGTCGTCACCGATCGGTACACGTACCTGCGCCGGCTCGCCGCAGCTGCCTGA
- a CDS encoding zinc-binding dehydrogenase translates to MRRAQAREIATDLPSDVIEVVEASEPEAREGWTTVQVKAAALNQHDLWSIKGVGVTAEHFPLGIASDIAGVTPDGREVVVHSLVADPSRGGGTELLDPRRRMLAEATTGGAADAVLVPDRNLVDKPAGLSFEEAACLPTAWLTAYQMLFVKAEAKPGDTVLIQGAGGGVSTAAITLASRAGLRVWVTGRDEQRLAAAQKIGATAVFAAGERLPARADIVLETVGAATWDHSTKSVRPGGTIVVAGATTGAKVSLDLMKVFLNHVRILGSSMGTVEQLSSLVAFCVAADIHPAIDSIHSLDDAQAAVARLESGEAVGKVIIRP, encoded by the coding sequence ATGAGAAGAGCACAAGCCCGCGAGATCGCCACCGACCTGCCCTCGGACGTCATCGAGGTCGTCGAGGCCTCCGAGCCTGAGGCCCGTGAGGGATGGACCACCGTGCAGGTCAAGGCCGCGGCCCTCAACCAGCACGACCTGTGGTCGATCAAGGGCGTCGGCGTCACCGCCGAGCACTTCCCGCTGGGCATCGCCTCGGACATCGCCGGCGTCACGCCCGACGGGCGCGAGGTCGTCGTGCACTCGCTCGTGGCCGACCCGTCACGCGGTGGCGGCACCGAGCTGCTCGACCCGCGCCGTCGCATGCTGGCCGAGGCCACGACCGGGGGTGCGGCCGATGCGGTCCTCGTGCCCGACCGCAACCTGGTCGACAAGCCCGCCGGGCTGAGCTTCGAGGAGGCCGCGTGCCTCCCGACCGCCTGGCTGACCGCCTACCAGATGCTCTTCGTGAAGGCCGAGGCCAAGCCCGGCGACACCGTGCTGATCCAGGGCGCCGGCGGCGGCGTGTCGACCGCAGCGATCACCCTCGCCTCGCGCGCGGGCCTGCGCGTGTGGGTCACCGGCCGTGACGAGCAGCGGCTTGCCGCTGCCCAGAAGATCGGTGCCACGGCGGTCTTCGCCGCCGGCGAGCGTCTGCCCGCCCGGGCCGACATCGTGCTCGAGACGGTCGGCGCCGCGACCTGGGACCACAGCACGAAGTCCGTGCGCCCTGGCGGAACGATCGTCGTGGCCGGCGCGACCACCGGCGCCAAGGTCTCCCTCGACCTGATGAAGGTGTTCCTCAACCACGTCAGGATCCTCGGCTCGTCGATGGGGACGGTCGAGCAGCTGTCCTCGCTCGTGGCGTTCTGCGTCGCGGCCGACATCCACCCCGCGATCGACTCGATCCACTCCCTCGACGACGCGCAGGCAGCGGTCGCCCGGCTCGAGAGCGGCGAAGCGGTCGGCAAGGTCATCATCCGCCCCTGA
- a CDS encoding acyl-CoA dehydrogenase family protein, translating into MRRHLYSAEHETFRAAFREFLEHEAVPYVEDWESAGTLPREFWRKAGQAGYLGFEADPELGGLGITDFRYNAVIQEEVAASGIANDGFSLHNDIVTPYLLEFTNEEQRRRWLPGFTAGDTVTAIAMTEPQAGSDLAAVATSGRREGGAIVLNGSKTFITNGSIADLVIVLVRTGEDDGRGMTLVVVEEGTPGMTRGKPLKKAGRRGQDTAEIFFDDCAVPVENILGEPGRAFSLVKRNLARERLSIAVHAVESAHTGLQLALEHTAMRSTFGRPINRHQAVSHTLAEMHTAVQVARSHVDACVVELDEGRLTAEDAAGAKFWATDLEGTVLDQALQLFGGYGFMDEYEISRRWRDARVQRIYGGANEIMKDIVGRGLTR; encoded by the coding sequence GTGAGGCGTCACCTGTACTCCGCCGAGCACGAGACGTTCCGGGCCGCGTTCCGCGAGTTCCTGGAGCACGAGGCCGTGCCGTACGTCGAGGACTGGGAGTCGGCCGGCACCCTGCCGCGGGAGTTCTGGCGGAAGGCGGGCCAGGCCGGGTACCTCGGCTTCGAGGCGGATCCCGAGCTCGGCGGCCTCGGCATCACGGACTTCCGCTACAACGCGGTGATCCAGGAGGAGGTCGCCGCGAGCGGCATCGCGAACGACGGCTTCTCGCTGCACAACGACATCGTCACGCCGTACCTGCTGGAGTTCACGAACGAGGAGCAGCGCCGTCGCTGGCTGCCCGGGTTCACCGCCGGGGACACGGTCACGGCGATCGCGATGACCGAGCCGCAGGCCGGCTCCGACCTGGCCGCGGTCGCGACCAGCGGACGCCGCGAGGGGGGGGCGATCGTGCTCAACGGCTCCAAGACGTTCATCACGAACGGATCGATCGCCGACCTCGTCATCGTGCTCGTGCGCACGGGCGAGGACGACGGCCGCGGGATGACGCTGGTCGTCGTCGAGGAGGGCACGCCCGGGATGACGCGGGGCAAGCCGCTGAAGAAGGCCGGCCGCCGGGGGCAGGACACCGCGGAGATCTTCTTCGACGACTGCGCCGTGCCGGTCGAGAACATCCTCGGCGAGCCCGGTCGCGCGTTCAGCCTGGTCAAGCGCAACCTGGCGCGCGAACGTCTCTCGATCGCGGTGCACGCGGTGGAGAGCGCCCACACCGGTCTGCAGCTCGCACTCGAGCACACGGCCATGCGGTCGACCTTCGGCCGTCCCATCAACCGTCACCAGGCCGTGAGCCACACCCTCGCCGAGATGCACACCGCGGTGCAGGTCGCCCGCAGCCACGTGGACGCGTGCGTCGTCGAGCTCGACGAGGGCCGACTGACCGCCGAGGACGCGGCCGGTGCCAAGTTCTGGGCGACCGACCTGGAGGGGACCGTCCTGGACCAGGCCCTCCAGCTGTTCGGCGGGTACGGATTCATGGACGAGTACGAGATCTCGCGTCGCTGGCGCGATGCGCGGGTGCAGCGGATCTACGGCGGCGCCAACGAGATCATGAAGGACATCGTCGGACGGGGGCTCACCCGGTGA
- a CDS encoding TetR/AcrR family transcriptional regulator has product MNASAGPKAPGGADDATTSDSASMPRSGRKVTTSNRQSPRKSGDERWKELLDVSARMFADRGYAATSLQHIADELGMLKGSLYYYIKTKDDLLYEVIRGVYWEGVANFRRITTGPGDAVDRLEHAIQGHVRYLIDNITATTVFLHEFDQLSPGRREELSALGYTEQLRDLIRAGQAEGSIRPEIDASMAALAVLGATNWIYRWYRDPGSRGPDEIGRQFSDIFVSGLVSPSRKA; this is encoded by the coding sequence ATGAACGCAAGTGCAGGACCCAAGGCGCCGGGGGGCGCGGACGACGCCACGACCAGCGATTCGGCGTCGATGCCCAGGTCGGGTCGCAAGGTCACGACGTCGAACCGTCAGTCGCCGCGCAAGTCGGGCGACGAGCGATGGAAGGAGCTGCTCGACGTCTCGGCCAGGATGTTCGCGGACCGCGGGTACGCCGCCACCTCGCTCCAGCACATCGCCGACGAGCTCGGGATGCTGAAGGGCAGTCTCTACTACTACATCAAGACCAAGGACGATCTGCTGTACGAGGTCATCCGCGGCGTGTACTGGGAGGGAGTGGCCAATTTTCGCCGTATCACCACGGGTCCGGGCGATGCGGTCGACCGGCTCGAGCACGCGATCCAGGGCCACGTGCGCTACCTGATCGACAACATCACGGCGACGACGGTGTTCCTGCACGAGTTCGACCAGCTCTCGCCCGGTCGGCGCGAGGAGCTCTCGGCGCTGGGCTACACCGAGCAGCTGCGCGACCTCATCCGCGCCGGCCAGGCCGAGGGCAGCATCCGGCCCGAGATCGATGCGTCGATGGCGGCCCTCGCCGTGCTGGGCGCGACGAACTGGATCTACCGCTGGTACCGCGATCCGGGCTCGCGTGGCCCCGACGAGATCGGCCGGCAGTTCTCGGACATCTTCGTGTCCGGCCTCGTCTCCCCGTCCCGCAAAGCCTGA
- a CDS encoding acyl-CoA dehydrogenase family protein: MDFSITQDQEDFVEFVRDWVDREAPKSAALAWEKEEHTFPEDLFQKMASAGFHGVGIPEEYGGQGGDIVTQMLLARGLSRSLAGLTWVWGITSFAGGKSVGLYGSEEQKKHYLPRICSGEDKWAIGFTEPGGGTDLLGAMRTRARKVEGGWVVNGQKTWSSMAHVADNILLLARTEETEKRTQGLTLFILPAKSEGVTIREIPKLGMRALGSCDVFLDEVFIPDENVLGEPGRAWYMLLPTLNNERVMLASFCVGILDGVLEDALRYMDEREAFGGKIGRFQALQHHVANIAMWREQSELVVFKAAWMQATGRDAGAMSNMAKVIASELAGQGADLGLQILGGMGYSAETNMQRYWRDVRLFRIGPITNEMARNGIAEGLGLPRSF; this comes from the coding sequence ATGGATTTCAGCATCACTCAGGACCAGGAAGACTTCGTGGAGTTCGTGCGCGACTGGGTCGACCGCGAGGCGCCCAAGTCCGCCGCCCTGGCGTGGGAGAAGGAGGAGCACACCTTCCCCGAGGACCTGTTCCAGAAGATGGCGTCAGCGGGCTTCCACGGCGTCGGGATCCCGGAGGAGTACGGCGGCCAGGGTGGCGACATCGTGACCCAGATGCTGCTCGCCCGGGGACTGTCCCGGTCGCTGGCCGGACTCACCTGGGTCTGGGGCATCACCTCGTTCGCCGGCGGCAAGTCGGTCGGCCTGTACGGCAGCGAGGAGCAGAAGAAGCACTACCTGCCGCGCATCTGCTCGGGTGAGGACAAGTGGGCCATCGGCTTCACCGAGCCCGGCGGTGGCACGGACCTCCTCGGCGCCATGCGCACCCGCGCGAGGAAGGTCGAGGGCGGCTGGGTCGTCAACGGCCAGAAGACCTGGAGCTCGATGGCGCACGTCGCCGACAACATCCTGCTGCTCGCGCGCACCGAGGAGACCGAGAAGCGGACCCAGGGCCTGACCCTGTTCATCCTCCCGGCCAAGTCCGAGGGCGTCACGATCCGGGAGATCCCGAAGCTCGGCATGCGCGCGCTCGGCTCGTGCGACGTGTTCCTCGACGAGGTCTTCATCCCCGACGAGAACGTCCTGGGCGAGCCCGGTCGTGCGTGGTACATGCTGCTGCCGACCCTCAACAACGAGCGCGTCATGCTGGCCTCGTTCTGCGTCGGAATCCTCGACGGCGTCCTGGAGGACGCCCTCAGGTACATGGACGAGCGTGAGGCGTTCGGCGGGAAGATCGGCCGGTTCCAGGCGCTGCAGCACCATGTCGCGAACATCGCGATGTGGCGCGAGCAGTCCGAGCTCGTGGTGTTCAAGGCGGCGTGGATGCAGGCGACGGGCCGGGACGCCGGCGCGATGTCGAACATGGCGAAGGTCATCGCGTCCGAGCTCGCGGGTCAGGGCGCTGACCTGGGCCTGCAGATCCTCGGCGGCATGGGTTACTCGGCCGAGACGAACATGCAGCGGTACTGGCGGGACGTCCGCCTGTTCCGCATCGGCCCCATCACCAACGAGATGGCACGCAACGGCATTGCCGAAGGACTCGGCCTGCCGCGGTCGTTCTGA
- a CDS encoding SDR family NAD(P)-dependent oxidoreductase, producing MQVQGSVGLVTGGGGGLGAGVVRMLLENGGKAVVLDLDRSPAADLAAELGDDVLFIPTDVSDADQVAAAVAQAVETFGRIDLCVNAAGISPAHRVVDRKGTMFPLDTFRTTLDINLTGAFDVIRHVAKAMSEQDAGADGERGLIVNVASAAGLEGQTGQAAYTASKGAILALTLQLARDLSVWGIRVMSVAPGIMDTPMLAGVDEARRAALVDLHVFPKRLGTPADFAAVVKTFMEVTLLNGEYVRLDAATRL from the coding sequence ATGCAGGTGCAGGGATCGGTGGGACTGGTGACCGGCGGCGGCGGTGGCCTGGGCGCAGGAGTCGTCCGGATGCTGCTCGAGAACGGCGGCAAGGCGGTCGTCCTCGACCTGGACCGGAGCCCAGCGGCCGACCTGGCCGCCGAGCTGGGTGACGACGTGCTGTTCATCCCGACCGACGTGTCGGACGCCGACCAGGTCGCCGCGGCGGTCGCGCAGGCGGTCGAGACCTTCGGCCGGATCGACCTGTGCGTCAACGCAGCCGGCATCTCGCCCGCGCACCGCGTGGTCGACCGCAAGGGGACGATGTTTCCCCTCGACACCTTCCGCACGACGCTCGACATCAACCTGACCGGGGCGTTCGACGTGATCCGCCACGTCGCGAAGGCCATGAGCGAGCAGGACGCGGGGGCCGACGGCGAGCGGGGCCTCATCGTCAACGTCGCGTCAGCGGCCGGGCTGGAAGGACAGACCGGACAGGCGGCCTACACGGCCTCCAAGGGCGCGATCCTCGCCCTCACGCTGCAGCTGGCCCGCGACCTGTCCGTGTGGGGCATCCGCGTCATGTCGGTGGCGCCCGGGATCATGGACACGCCCATGCTGGCGGGCGTCGACGAGGCGCGTCGCGCGGCCCTGGTCGACCTGCACGTGTTCCCCAAGCGGCTCGGCACGCCGGCAGACTTCGCCGCGGTCGTGAAGACCTTCATGGAGGTCACGCTGCTCAACGGTGAGTACGTGCGGCTCGACGCGGCCACGAGGCTCTGA
- a CDS encoding MaoC family dehydratase produces MTFTPPGEVLTWQLPEVDPEKMKVLALLLADPNPIHFDPEAAAGIGAARVVNQGPSTMATVYNLFEQTHPDHRVARVSFRLLGNVLAGDAVTVSAVPSDQAEPDATTFDVTVRTGEGTTVITARAELVRRSEVAS; encoded by the coding sequence ATGACCTTCACCCCACCGGGCGAGGTGCTCACGTGGCAGCTCCCCGAGGTCGACCCGGAGAAGATGAAGGTGCTGGCGCTGCTGCTGGCGGACCCCAACCCGATCCACTTCGATCCAGAGGCCGCTGCGGGCATCGGCGCCGCGCGCGTCGTGAACCAGGGACCCTCGACGATGGCGACGGTCTACAACCTGTTCGAGCAGACGCACCCGGACCACCGGGTCGCCCGCGTGTCGTTCCGTCTTCTCGGCAACGTCCTCGCGGGTGACGCGGTGACCGTCTCGGCGGTCCCGTCCGACCAGGCCGAGCCGGATGCCACGACGTTCGACGTCACGGTCCGGACGGGTGAGGGCACCACGGTCATCACGGCCCGGGCCGAGCTCGTGCGACGCAGCGAGGTGGCCTCGTGA
- a CDS encoding thiolase family protein, translating to MKDAVIVEAVRTPIGKRNGGLSGVHPADLSATVLQGLVDRTGLDPALVEDVIWGCVSQVGEQSMNVGRYGVLAAGWPESVPSTTVDRQCGSSQQAAAFAAAGVMAGHYDIVVAGGVESMSRVQMFSSVENGPGHPQSPLVTARYGDQLVPQGIGAEMIAEKWGLNRERLDSIAVRSHERAAAAIDAGRFAGQIVPVTTPEGVVVDTDEGVRRGTTLETLAKLKTPFQENGRVTAGNASQISDGAAALLIMTAEKARDLGLTPIARFVSSAVVGVDPITMLTGPIPATRKILDRSGIPLSEIGVFEVNEAFASVIGAWEDEIGPDTDKVNPNGGAIALGHPLGGSGARVMTTMLHHMRDNDIQYGLQAICEGGGMANATILELLR from the coding sequence ATGAAGGATGCAGTAATCGTCGAGGCCGTGCGCACGCCGATCGGCAAGCGCAACGGCGGCCTGTCGGGCGTCCACCCGGCCGATCTGTCCGCCACGGTCCTGCAGGGGCTCGTGGACCGCACGGGGCTCGACCCGGCCCTCGTGGAGGACGTCATCTGGGGATGTGTGAGCCAGGTGGGTGAGCAGTCGATGAACGTCGGTCGCTACGGCGTGCTCGCCGCCGGCTGGCCCGAGTCGGTGCCCTCCACGACCGTGGACCGGCAGTGCGGCTCCTCGCAGCAGGCCGCGGCCTTCGCCGCTGCCGGTGTGATGGCCGGGCACTACGACATCGTCGTCGCCGGTGGTGTCGAGTCCATGAGCCGCGTGCAGATGTTCTCGTCGGTCGAGAACGGTCCCGGTCACCCGCAGTCGCCCCTCGTCACGGCACGCTACGGCGACCAGCTCGTGCCGCAGGGCATCGGCGCGGAGATGATCGCCGAGAAGTGGGGCCTCAACCGTGAGCGCCTCGACTCGATCGCGGTCCGCTCGCACGAGCGCGCCGCCGCGGCGATCGACGCCGGACGGTTCGCCGGCCAGATCGTGCCCGTCACGACCCCCGAGGGCGTCGTCGTCGACACCGACGAGGGCGTGCGCCGCGGGACGACCCTGGAGACGCTCGCCAAGCTCAAGACGCCCTTCCAGGAGAACGGCCGGGTGACGGCCGGCAACGCCTCGCAGATCTCGGACGGCGCCGCCGCACTGCTGATCATGACTGCCGAGAAGGCGCGCGACCTCGGCCTCACCCCGATTGCACGTTTCGTGTCGTCCGCGGTCGTGGGCGTCGACCCGATCACGATGCTGACCGGTCCGATCCCCGCGACGCGCAAGATCCTCGACCGGTCGGGGATCCCGCTGTCGGAGATCGGTGTCTTCGAGGTCAACGAGGCCTTCGCGTCGGTCATCGGTGCGTGGGAGGACGAGATCGGTCCCGACACCGACAAGGTCAACCCGAACGGCGGCGCGATCGCCCTGGGTCACCCGCTCGGCGGCTCCGGCGCCCGTGTCATGACCACGATGCTGCACCACATGCGCGACAACGACATCCAGTACGGCCTGCAGGCGATCTGCGAGGGCGGCGGCATGGCGAACGCGACGATCCTGGAGCTCCTGAGGTGA
- a CDS encoding SDR family NAD(P)-dependent oxidoreductase yields the protein MTRPLAVVTGGSRGVGRAIVAALALDHRVVFSYRRDRESADDLLRAVAEAGGEAHAVQAELSEPGAATALVEAVLAEHGDIAVVVGNAGSASRGLSTVDTTLAEYLRMLHIHALSNIELAAAAMPSLRRQKGSAVFVSSTVVDLLPEGTAPYAAAKAAMGAAAVVMAREERVHGVRVNLVAPGLVATDMGNRLTEATTGHASASTLDELSPLGRVCRPEDVAGVVAFLAGPSASYVTGQRVLVDGGGPRNSLVPTAD from the coding sequence GTGACGCGCCCGCTGGCCGTCGTGACCGGTGGGTCCCGGGGCGTCGGGCGGGCGATCGTCGCGGCCCTGGCCCTCGACCACCGGGTCGTCTTCTCCTACCGTCGCGACCGGGAGTCGGCCGACGACCTGCTGCGCGCCGTCGCCGAGGCGGGCGGCGAGGCGCATGCGGTGCAGGCCGAGCTGTCCGAGCCCGGCGCCGCGACGGCGCTGGTCGAGGCCGTGCTGGCCGAGCACGGGGACATCGCCGTGGTCGTGGGCAATGCGGGTTCTGCCTCCCGTGGGTTGTCGACGGTCGACACGACCCTCGCGGAGTACCTGCGGATGCTGCACATCCACGCCCTGTCGAACATCGAGCTGGCCGCGGCCGCCATGCCCTCGCTGCGCAGGCAGAAGGGGAGCGCGGTCTTCGTCTCCAGCACGGTCGTGGACCTGCTGCCCGAGGGAACGGCTCCGTACGCCGCGGCGAAGGCGGCCATGGGAGCGGCGGCGGTCGTGATGGCGCGCGAGGAGCGGGTGCACGGGGTCCGGGTCAACCTGGTCGCCCCGGGCCTGGTGGCGACCGACATGGGCAACCGTCTCACCGAGGCGACGACGGGTCATGCGAGCGCGTCGACCCTCGACGAGCTCTCCCCGCTCGGTCGGGTCTGCCGACCGGAGGACGTGGCCGGGGTCGTGGCCTTCCTGGCGGGTCCCTCGGCCTCCTACGTCACCGGCCAGCGCGTGCTGGTCGACGGCGGCGGCCCCCGCAACTCCCTCGTACCCACCGCCGACTGA
- a CDS encoding CaiB/BaiF CoA transferase family protein, producing MTVIDLTRMLPGGTGTLLLSDLGAEVVKIEQPPGGDATRWLEPRIGTDSSAQHQYMDRGKTSLSLDLKSEAGRAELFELVGRADALVESFRPGVADRLGIGYEVLAEINPALVHLALSGYGQEGPRASAAGHDLNFVARAGLLGADREVPPTLVADVTGGVLAALGLTAGVLSARETGRGSFIDLALADAALVLGGMQIAERLASQRLDVPVATPLDGRSPCYRVYPTSDGRHLAVAAVEEKFWQRVVEILGHPEWATRQTDPTLVPEVAAVLATRPLEQWLAELDLPDTCVSGVLDIDDLPDDPQVRERGSLIEVETAAGPLWQVAPPFHARENSNNSPSRRFLEVPT from the coding sequence ATGACGGTGATCGACCTGACCCGCATGCTGCCGGGCGGGACGGGGACGTTGCTCCTCAGCGATCTCGGGGCCGAGGTCGTCAAGATCGAGCAGCCGCCGGGCGGCGACGCGACCCGCTGGCTCGAGCCGCGCATCGGCACGGACTCGAGCGCGCAGCACCAGTACATGGATCGCGGCAAGACCTCGCTCTCCCTCGACCTCAAGTCCGAGGCCGGACGCGCCGAGCTGTTCGAGCTCGTGGGACGTGCCGATGCCCTGGTCGAGAGCTTCCGTCCGGGCGTGGCTGACCGGCTGGGCATCGGCTACGAGGTCCTCGCCGAGATCAACCCCGCGCTGGTCCACCTGGCGCTCTCGGGCTACGGGCAGGAGGGCCCGCGCGCGTCCGCAGCCGGCCACGACCTGAACTTCGTGGCACGGGCAGGGCTGCTCGGCGCCGACCGCGAGGTGCCGCCGACCCTCGTCGCGGACGTCACGGGCGGGGTGCTGGCGGCACTCGGCCTGACGGCCGGCGTCCTGTCGGCGCGTGAGACGGGCCGCGGCTCGTTCATCGATCTTGCCCTGGCCGACGCGGCTCTGGTGCTGGGCGGCATGCAGATCGCCGAGCGCCTCGCGTCCCAGCGGCTGGACGTCCCGGTCGCGACCCCGTTGGACGGACGGAGCCCCTGCTACCGCGTGTACCCGACGTCGGACGGCCGGCACCTCGCCGTCGCCGCCGTCGAGGAGAAGTTCTGGCAACGCGTCGTGGAGATCCTCGGCCACCCCGAGTGGGCGACGCGGCAGACCGATCCGACGCTCGTGCCCGAGGTCGCGGCCGTGCTGGCCACGAGGCCCCTGGAGCAGTGGCTGGCCGAGCTCGACCTGCCCGACACGTGCGTGTCGGGGGTCCTCGACATCGACGACCTGCCCGACGATCCGCAGGTCCGCGAACGGGGCTCGCTCATCGAGGTGGAGACCGCCGCCGGACCGCTGTGGCAGGTGGCGCCGCCCTTCCACGCCCGTGAGAACTCGAACAACTCCCCATCCCGACGGTTCCTGGAGGTACCGACATGA